A window from Actimicrobium sp. CCC2.4 encodes these proteins:
- a CDS encoding ABC transporter ATP-binding protein: MEMSKSVPILEVDNLHVGYGKVEALHGATLRVDAGRIATVIGPNGAGKSTLLNALAGALPGTGSQHGSVRFLGQDMQRVAIEERVARGMCLVPEKRELFATMSVEDNLLLGSYRRYRANEKNYADQLPLVFDLFPRLLERRRQEAGTLSGGERQMLALGRALMAKPQLLMLDEPSLGLAPLIVKEIFQIIVRLKQTGVAILLVEQNARAALQVADQAYVLETGEIVLEGPAAQLATDPKVVETYLGLAKKRD, encoded by the coding sequence ATGGAGATGTCGAAAAGCGTGCCAATACTTGAAGTCGACAATTTGCACGTCGGCTACGGCAAGGTCGAGGCGCTGCATGGTGCGACTTTGCGCGTCGATGCCGGCCGGATTGCGACCGTGATCGGACCGAATGGCGCGGGCAAGTCGACGCTGTTGAATGCGCTGGCCGGCGCGTTGCCGGGCACGGGCAGCCAGCACGGCAGCGTGCGGTTTCTGGGGCAGGACATGCAGCGCGTGGCGATCGAGGAACGGGTCGCGCGCGGCATGTGCCTGGTGCCGGAAAAGCGCGAACTGTTTGCCACGATGAGCGTCGAGGATAACCTTCTACTGGGCAGTTACCGGCGCTACCGTGCCAATGAAAAAAATTACGCCGACCAGTTGCCGCTGGTCTTTGACTTGTTCCCGCGCCTGCTGGAACGACGCCGCCAGGAAGCCGGCACCTTGTCGGGTGGCGAGCGGCAAATGCTGGCGCTCGGTCGCGCGCTGATGGCCAAGCCGCAATTGCTGATGCTGGACGAACCCAGCCTTGGCCTTGCACCGCTGATCGTCAAGGAAATTTTCCAGATCATCGTGCGACTGAAGCAAACCGGCGTGGCGATTTTGCTGGTCGAGCAGAATGCCCGCGCCGCCTTGCAGGTGGCCGACCAGGCTTACGTGCTGGAGACCGGCGAGATCGTGCTGGAAGGGCCGGCAGCACAACTGGCGACCGATCCGAAAGTGGTTGAGACCTATCTGGGGCTGGCTAAAAAGCGCGATTAA